The following DNA comes from Candidatus Poribacteria bacterium.
CTTCCTCGATCCTCGGCGGCACAACAGCGACGATCCGTGTGTTTGAGTCATCTATAATCTCAATTCCTTCAGGGAGGGAGATATCTTCCACCGAGATCCTATCGTCGATCGTTAATTCGTTGATATCGACCTCAATTTCGTCAGGTAGAAGGGTTGGGAGACAGTGTAACGTTAATTGTCGGTGCGGAAATTCAAGGATTCCTCCCTCTTGGATTCCCGGGGCAGATCCGATTAAGGTAATTGGTACTGCAGAGGTAATCGGTTCATCCATTGAGATGCGCAGGAGATCTGTGTGAAGCGGTTGATTGCTTACCGGGTCCCTCTGAATTTCTTTCACCATAACGTTTTCGATGCCGTGATCTGCGATTTCCAGATTGATAAACGTGTTTTCCCCGTAGTTTTGCAGAAAATCGCGAAAACCTCGTGCATCAATTTGGATGGGGATAACCTCGTTCTTGCGACCATACAGGACTCCAGGAAGATTCCCTGCACGTCGCATGCCACGTGCGGCGCCTTTGCCAGCAGCCTCCCGTTTTTGGGCTTCAAGTTTAACTTGTTGCATGTGATATTCCTCCAGGACAAAAGAAAGCCGTAGCTGCGACGATAGCTACGGCCTATGAAAATGCTGGGCGGGTAGGGATCGAACCTACGCATGCGGGTGCCAAAGACCCGTGCCTTACCGCTTGGCGACCGCCCATCAAGAGATACGCACTCCCACGCTACTCATAGGGGTTGCATTGCAAAAGGCGAAGTCGTTCTCGAAGTTCGCGGCAGCCAGCTTCGCTTGAGCTTGGTTTTGCATTAACGCAAACACCGTTGCGCCGCTCCCTGACATGAGCACCCCACGGCTGCCTGGGTATTTGTTGAGTCTGGTTTTTATCTCAGCGACAGCGGGGTATTTCGAGAGAACAGGTACTTCTAAGCCGTTATAGAGATAGCGCACGATGTTGAAAAACTCGCCATTCTGCAAACAGCGAGTCAGCATTGTAACATTTTTTTTGGGTGGAGTCAATAATAAATTGATGTGTTGATAAACCCAAGCGGTAGAGATTTCAAAGCCGGGGTTTGCCAGCAGGATCCACGGTTTGTCCATGGCAGGCAACGGTGTCAAGATTTCACCGATGCCGCGTCCAAGAGCGGCGCCACCCAGTATACAAAACGGCACATCCGCGCCAAGTTGTACGCCTAACTGCATTAGATTTGACTGTGTCAAACCGAGGTGAAAAAGGGTATTCATTCCACACAGCACCGCAGCGGCATCTGCGCTACCTCCACCAAGGCCCGCTGCGACCGGTATCCGTTTCAGAATCGTAATTTCGACGCCGCTCAGATCGGGCGTATTGTCAAGCAGC
Coding sequences within:
- a CDS encoding 50S ribosomal protein L25, which gives rise to MQQVKLEAQKREAAGKGAARGMRRAGNLPGVLYGRKNEVIPIQIDARGFRDFLQNYGENTFINLEIADHGIENVMVKEIQRDPVSNQPLHTDLLRISMDEPITSAVPITLIGSAPGIQEGGILEFPHRQLTLHCLPTLLPDEIEVDINELTIDDRISVEDISLPEGIEIIDDSNTRIVAVVPPRIEEEPEAEDEEGMELEAETDEDAEPEVISRRSDDDEDDEE
- a CDS encoding 4-(cytidine 5'-diphospho)-2-C-methyl-D-erythritol kinase, translating into MADFDLCVHAHGKINLYLDVIEKRPDGYHEIETIFHSIGLHDDIYLRKRTDRQITVHCEHPHVPCDPRNLAYRAAKLLLDNTPDLSGVEITILKRIPVAAGLGGGSADAAAVLCGMNTLFHLGLTQSNLMQLGVQLGADVPFCILGGAALGRGIGEILTPLPAMDKPWILLANPGFEISTAWVYQHINLLLTPPKKNVTMLTRCLQNGEFFNIVRYLYNGLEVPVLSKYPAVAEIKTRLNKYPGSRGVLMSGSGATVFALMQNQAQAKLAAANFENDFAFCNATPMSSVGVRIS